A genomic window from Lycium barbarum isolate Lr01 chromosome 4, ASM1917538v2, whole genome shotgun sequence includes:
- the LOC132635285 gene encoding protein HAIKU1-like, with amino-acid sequence MDNPNRPNNRNLDYLGVNKLGKNIKKSPIHQPNFNNANSANRQQPQPQVYNINKNDFRSIVQQLTGSPSQEPQPRPPPHNPPKPPSMRLQKIRPPPLAPINRPRIPMHPPAPMPAPGQPAGGVAYNNNFARPPPPPQYGQPSPPMLPPFNPGDVWANTAESPISAYMRYLQHSIIDPGPKQTQTHPSSSGLLPNPSMPPLPSPRMNGPPPLLPSPRMNGPPPLLPSPRTNGPPPLPSPRMNAPHPPFPSPRMNGPPPPLPSPSFFPSPTSQFLLQSPTGFFNMLSPRSPYPLLSPGAQNAPPFSPNFSFSHMAQPGILGPGPQFPPSPGYFPLSPSGFFPMTSPRWRDQ; translated from the coding sequence ATGGATAATCCGAATCGGCCTAACAATCGGAATCTTGATTATTTGGGTGTGAATAAACTTGGGAAGAATATAAAGAAAAGTCCCATACACCAACCCAACTTTAATAATGCAAATAGTGCTAATAGACAACAACCTCAACCTCAAGTTTATAATATCAACAAGAATGATTTCCGGAGTATTGTGCAGCAATTGACTGGTTCGCCATCTCAAGAACCTCAGCCTAGACCTCCTCCTCATAATCCACCAAAGCCTCCAAGTATGAGATTGCAAAAGATTCGGCCTCCCCCTTTGGCACCAATTAATCGTCCCCGAATTCCCATGCACCCCCCAGCACCGATGCCAGCCCCTGGTCAACCTGCAGGTGGTGTTGCATATAATAACAATTTTGCGAGGCCTCCTCCTCCTCCCCAGTATGGTCAGCCATCTCCCCCTATGTTGCCACCGTTTAACCCTGGTGATGTCTGGGCTAATACAGCTGAGTCTCCAATCTCAGCTTATATGCGTTACCTTCAACATTCGATAATAGATCCAGGGCCTAAACAAACACAAACACATCCTTCGTCATCCGGTTTACTTCCTAATCCTTCAATGCCACCTCTTCCATCTCCTAGAATGAATGGTCCGCCGCCACTCCTCCCATCTCCTAGAATGAATGGCCCGCCGCCACTCCTCCCATCGCCTAGAACAAATGGTCCACCTCCTCTCCCATCCCCGCGAATGAATGCTCCACATCCTCCTTTTCCATCTCCTAGGATGAATGGTCCTCCTCCACCTCTTCCATCTCCTAGTTTTTTTCCGTCCCCCACTTCTCAGTTCCTTTTGCAATCACCCACTGGCTTCTTTAACATGTTATCTCCTCGATCACCTTATCCGTTGCTTTCTCCAGGTGCGCAGAATGCTCCACCATTCTCTCCGAATTTCTCCTTTTCTCACATGGCTCAGCCTGGGATTTTAGGCCCTGGACCACAATTTCCCCCATCTCCTGGTTACTTTCCATTATCACCCTCGGGATTCTTCCCCATGACAAGTCCAAGATGGAGGGATCAATAG